Proteins encoded by one window of Cannabis sativa cultivar Pink pepper isolate KNU-18-1 chromosome 4, ASM2916894v1, whole genome shotgun sequence:
- the LOC115714223 gene encoding uncharacterized protein LOC115714223, translated as MEYDSPDPPTQAVDAQILTTDLETLTLSTDPLTDQFGSLNDLSHELASLQDLALRGSWRSVLDKVGRARTLSLLQKPHDHLTYLSFNVLALMKLRRFSEASTELDTVEDLDGSHNRYESYPNVYPNRSGSMVPFSLRWLHAIVPAKLGRRQDGLDRLYVLLDFVRTKVSEKENAEGLSVSATVWKKREFFVTNSIVGLHLSNKEFSVCLRLIKDLLKRDGSDPILFSKLGYIQMQIGDLEGAKNSFNQVEGLMKEIEKSNGSLSEIQFKNLVNRNKALVYLVGKDYVSAVREYDECIERDHTDVVAVNNKALCLMYLRDLSDSIKVLENALERVPTVALNETLVVNLCSMYELAYVNHSDIKRTLSNWIARVAPDDFDSSCTRI; from the coding sequence ATGGAGTACGACTCACCCGACCCCCCAACTCAGGCCGTCGATGCCCAAATTCTGACTACCGATCTCGAAACCCTTACTCTCTCTACTGATCCACTAACTGACCAGTTCGGATCGCTCAACGATCTCAGCCACGAGCTCGCTTCTCTCCAAGACCTCGCTCTCCGCGGCTCATGGCGGTCTGTACTAGACAAGGTCGGTCGTGCCCGAACCCTCTCCCTCCTACAGAAGCCCCATGATCACCTCACCTATCTCTCCTTCAACGTACTCGCCCTTATGAAACTACGTCGTTTCTCTGAAGCCTCTACCGAGCTTGATACCGTCGAAGATCTCGATGGATCCCATAACCGCTACGAATCTTACCCGAATGTTTACCCAAACCGGTCTGGATCCATGGTCCCATTCTCCCTCCGTTGGCTCCACGCCATTGTTCCCGCCAAATTGGGCCGCCGTCAAGATGGGTTGGACCGCCTCTACGTTCTACTCGACTTTGTACGGACGAAGGTAAGCGAGAAGGAGAATGCGGAGGGTTTGAGTGTCTCTGCGACTGTGTGGAAGAAGAGGGAGTTTTTTGTGACGAACTCCATCGTGGGGCTCCATCTTAGCAACAAAGAATTCTCCGTGTGTTTGAGATTGATCAAAGATTTGCTTAAACGAGATGGTTCGGACCCAATTTTGTTTTCGAAGCTAGGTTACATTCAGATGCAAATTGGGGATTTGGAGGGTGCTAAGAATTCGTTTAATCAGGTGGAGGGTTTGATGAAGGAAATCGAGAAAAGTAATGGGTCGTTGAGCGAAATCCAGTTTAAGAACCTTGTGAATAGGAACAAAGCATTGGTTTATTTGGTTGGGAAAGATTATGTCTCAGCTGTAAGAGAGTACGATGAGTGCATTGAGAGGGATCATACCGACGTAGTGGCTGTCAATAACAAAGCTCTTTGCTTAATGTACTTAAGGGATTTGTCTGACTCCATTAAAGTTTTGGAGAATGCGCTTGAAAGGGTACCTACGGTGGCTTTGAATGAGACTCTTGTTGTGAATTTGTGTAGTATGTATGAGTTGGCTTATGTTAATCACTCCGATATTAAGAGGACGCTTAGTAACTGGATTGCCAGAGTTGCACCTGATGATTTTGATTCCTCATGTACTCGTATTTAA